The DNA sequence CTTCCTCAACTACGGCCTGTGGCTGCACGGCGCGGGCTCCACCCAGCGGCTCGTCTCGGCGCACACCACGCGCGTCGGCGCCGGCCTGCGCGAGAAGACGACCACCGGCAACCTGGTCGCGATCGCCACGACCGACATCAACCACATCGGCAACACCGTCGAGATGGCCGGGCGGGCGTTCGGCTCGCTGCTGGCGTTCGTCGTGGTCGCGATCTGGCTGGTCTCGACGTCGCCGCTGCTCGGCCTGGTCGCCCTGGTCGGCGTGCCGCTCGCGGTGCTCGGCATCGGGCCGCTGCTGGCCCCGCTGCAGAAGCGCAAGGCGAGCCAGCGCGAGATGCGTGGCGAGGTCAACGCGCTCGGCGCGGACATCGTGTCCGGCCTGCGGATCCTGCGCGGTATCGGCGGTGAGCGGCGGTTCTCCGGCCGCTTCCGCGAGACCAGTCAGCGGGTGCGCCGGGCCGGTATCGAGGTCGGCAAGGCCGAGTCGTGGCTGGCCGCGGCGGAGATCGCGCTGCCCGGCCTGGTCACCGTGGTGATCACCTGGCTGGGCGCCCGGCTGGCCGTGGGCGGCACCATCAGCGTCGGGCAGCTGGTGGCGTTCTACGGCGTCTCGATGTTCCTCATCTGGCCGGTTTCCGCGGCCACAGAGGCGGTCGGGTCATTCACGTCCGGCCTGGTGGCGTCGCGGAAGGTGGTGGCGTTGCTGGCACTGGAACCCGCGCTGGCGGATCCGGAGACGCCGGTGCGGCTGCCCGACGGGCCACTGGAACTGGTCGACACCGAGTCCGGCGTGCGGGTCGCGGCCGGGCAGCTGACGGTCGTCGACTTCGGCGCCGGCGGCGAGGCCGTGGCCGACCGGCTGGCCCGGTTCGCCGACCCGGCCGCGGGCGAGGAAGTGCTGGTCGGCGGGGTCCAGGCGGACCAGGTCGCGCTCGTGGAGCTGCGGCGGCGGGTGGTGTACGCGCACAACCAGGACATCTGGTTCTCCGGTGTGCTGCGCGAGCAGCTGACGCCGGCTCGGCCGGGCGGCGTCGACATCACCGAAGCGCTGTACGCGGCCGACGCCGACGACATCGTCGAGGCGATGCCCGACGGCGTCGACGAAGTGATCGGCGAACGCGGCCGCGAGGTGTCCGGTGGCCAGCGGCAACGGCTGAACCTGGCCCGCGCGCTGGCCGTGGACGCGGACGTCCTGGTGCTGGACGAGCCGACGTCGGCGGTCGACGCGCACACGGAGGCACGCATCACCGAGCGCGTCGCGGCCCTGCGCCGCGGCAAGACGACGGTGGTGTTCAGCCAGAGTCCTTTGTGGACACATGTGGCCGACGAGGTTTTCACGACGAAGGTAGTGACGGTATGAAGCGGCTCCCCACGGCGTCCCGGCGGGACGTCCGCCGCTGGGCGTTGCGGACAGCGGCGACCCACAAACGCGAGTGCGCGCTGCTGCTCGGCGCGCTCGCCGGGTCCACGCTGATCGGACTGGCCGGGCCGCAGCTGCTCGGATCGCTGGTCGACTCCGTCGCGGCGGGGACCACGACCACGCACGTCGACGTGCTGGCGGGTGTGTTCGTCGTGATCCTGCTGCTGCAGGCCCTCTCCCGGAAGGTCGCGCGGCTGCGCGGCGCGGTGTTCGCCGAGCTGGTGCTGGCCGAGACCCGCGAAGAGTTCGTCGGCACGGCCCTGCAGCTGCCGCTCGGCACCGTCGAAGCGGCCGGCACCGGCGACCTGCTCAGCCGGGCCACCACCGACCTCGGCCGGATCGACCACGCGGCGCGGTTCGCCGCGCCGGAGATCCTGGTCGCGGCGGTGACCGTGGTGTTCACAGTGGCGGCGATGGTGCTGACGTCGCCGCTGCTGTCACTCGGCCTGCTCGTCGCGGCGCCGCTGCTGATCAGCGTCAACGTCTGGTACCAGCGGCGGATCCCGGCGCTGATGCAGTGGATGCTGGACCGCTGGGCGGACCTGACGACCAGCGTCCACGAGACGGCGGAGGGCGCCCGCACGGTCGAGGCGCTCGGGCTGACCGAGCGGCGGGTCGCCGGTGCCCACGACGACCTGGACCGGAGCATCCTCGCGGAACGCCGGATGCGGGCGCTGCAGCTGCGCTGGCTGCCGTCGCTGGAGATCAGCTACGTGCTGCCGCTGGCCGTCATGCTGCTGCTCGGGCTGCTCGCCTACTCGCAAGGCTGGGCCGGGCTCGGCGTGATCACCACGATGCTGCTGTACATGCAGGCGATGGCGAACCCGCTCAACTCCGCGCTGTTCTGGCTGGAAGACCTGCAGGTCGCGGCCGCCGCGGCGCGCCGGATCCTCGGCGTCCGGGAGGTCGCGGTCGAGGAGACACCGAAGGTGACACAGGTGCCGCGTGGGCGGGACATCGACGTCCACGGCGTCCGGTTCGCCTACACGGCCGACCGCGAGGTGCTGCACGGCATCGACCTGCGCGTCCCGCGGGGCGAACGGCTGGCGATCGTCGGGCCGTCGGGGGCGGGCAAGTCCACGCTCGGGCGGCTGCTGGCCGGCATCGCGGTGCCGTCCGCGGGCTCGGTGCGGATCGGCGGCCAGGACGTCTCGGCCCTGGCCGACGACGTCCTGCGCGGCGAGGTCCTGCTGCTGACCCAGGAGCACCACGTGTTCTCGGGAACGCTCCGGCAGAACCTGGCCCTGCCGGCCCGCCGCGCCGGCGGCGACTGGACGGACGACGAGCTGACGACCGCACTGGCGTCGGCGGGCGCGTCCGCCTGGGTCGCGGCCCTGCCGGACGGCCTCGACACGAAGATCGGCTCGGGCGCGTACCCGGTGCCGGCGGCGGTCGCGCAGCAGCTGGCCCTGGCCCGGGTCGTGCTGGCGGACCCGCACACGCTGGTGCTCGACGAAGCGACGTCGCTGCTGGACACAGGCTCGGCGCGCGACCTCGAGCGGTCGCTGAACAGCGTGCTGGCCGGCCGCACGGTGATCGCGATCGCCCACCGCCTCCACACGGCGGCGGCGGCCGACCGCGTCGCAGTGGTCGAGGGCGGCCGCATCACGGAGCTGGGCCCGCACGCGGCACTGCTGGCGGCCGGAGGTTCGTACGCCCGGCTGGTGGCAGCGGCGAGCTGAGTCCGGAATGTCCGGACTGCCGACGTGTTGCTTGTGATTGAGCAGCCGACACGCGTAATCAGCGGGACGACACGCGTACTCGAGTGGACGACTCGCGTACCTGGGGAGTCGGATCGCGTACCTGGGGAGTCGGGTCGCGTGCCGGGAGGGTCGGCGCGGTGGCCGGGGAGGCGAAACCCTCCCCGGCCGGTGCGTCAAGCCTTGACCAGCGCGTCCACCGCGCTGAAGAACATGCCGAGACCGTCGTCCGACGGGCCGGTGAGCGCGTCGATCGCGTGCTCCGGGTGCGGCATGAGCCCGACCACGCGGCCGTTCTCGCTGCGGATGCCCGCGATGTCGTTGCGGGAGCCGTTCGGGTTGCCGCCCACGTAGCGGAACACCACCCGGTCCTCGGCCTCCAGCGCGTCCAAAGTGGACTGCTCGGCCACGTAGCAGCCGTCGATGTTCTTCATCGGGATGAGGATCTCGGCACCTTGCTCGTACCGCGAGGTCCACGCCGTCGAGGTGTTCTCGACGCGCAACCACTGGTCGCGGCAGATGAAGTGCAGGCCCTGGTTGCGGATCATCGCGCCCGGCAGCAGGCCGGCCTCGCAGAGGATCTGGAACCCGTTGCAGATGCCGAGCACCGGCATCCCGGCCCGCGCGGCCTCGATCACCGACGTCATCACCGGCGCGAACCGGGCGATGACGCCCGCGCGCAGGTAGTCGCCGTACGAGAAGCCACCTGGGACGACCACGGCGTCGACGCCGCGCAGGTCCTCGTCGGCGTGCCACAGCGGCACGGCCTCCGCGTCGGCGTAGCGGACCGCGCGGGCCGCGTCGCCGTCGTCGAGGGTGCCGGGGAAGGTGATGACGCCGATGCGGGCGCTCACGCGCCGACCCGCGTGATGGTCCACTGCTCGATCACCGGGTTCGCGAGGAAGCCTTCGGCGATCTTCTCGAGCGTCGCGTC is a window from the Amycolatopsis sp. NBC_00355 genome containing:
- a CDS encoding ABC transporter ATP-binding protein, which translates into the protein MLSATYPLPPLRLPARPTASRFLLAVFRARLGTVLGSATIGVVWALPGALLPLVIGQGIGAITAHDGAGVGRWALAAAALGVAQTLAGTWMHFLNYGLWLHGAGSTQRLVSAHTTRVGAGLREKTTTGNLVAIATTDINHIGNTVEMAGRAFGSLLAFVVVAIWLVSTSPLLGLVALVGVPLAVLGIGPLLAPLQKRKASQREMRGEVNALGADIVSGLRILRGIGGERRFSGRFRETSQRVRRAGIEVGKAESWLAAAEIALPGLVTVVITWLGARLAVGGTISVGQLVAFYGVSMFLIWPVSAATEAVGSFTSGLVASRKVVALLALEPALADPETPVRLPDGPLELVDTESGVRVAAGQLTVVDFGAGGEAVADRLARFADPAAGEEVLVGGVQADQVALVELRRRVVYAHNQDIWFSGVLREQLTPARPGGVDITEALYAADADDIVEAMPDGVDEVIGERGREVSGGQRQRLNLARALAVDADVLVLDEPTSAVDAHTEARITERVAALRRGKTTVVFSQSPLWTHVADEVFTTKVVTV
- a CDS encoding ABC transporter ATP-binding protein, whose protein sequence is MKRLPTASRRDVRRWALRTAATHKRECALLLGALAGSTLIGLAGPQLLGSLVDSVAAGTTTTHVDVLAGVFVVILLLQALSRKVARLRGAVFAELVLAETREEFVGTALQLPLGTVEAAGTGDLLSRATTDLGRIDHAARFAAPEILVAAVTVVFTVAAMVLTSPLLSLGLLVAAPLLISVNVWYQRRIPALMQWMLDRWADLTTSVHETAEGARTVEALGLTERRVAGAHDDLDRSILAERRMRALQLRWLPSLEISYVLPLAVMLLLGLLAYSQGWAGLGVITTMLLYMQAMANPLNSALFWLEDLQVAAAAARRILGVREVAVEETPKVTQVPRGRDIDVHGVRFAYTADREVLHGIDLRVPRGERLAIVGPSGAGKSTLGRLLAGIAVPSAGSVRIGGQDVSALADDVLRGEVLLLTQEHHVFSGTLRQNLALPARRAGGDWTDDELTTALASAGASAWVAALPDGLDTKIGSGAYPVPAAVAQQLALARVVLADPHTLVLDEATSLLDTGSARDLERSLNSVLAGRTVIAIAHRLHTAAAADRVAVVEGGRITELGPHAALLAAGGSYARLVAAAS
- the purQ gene encoding phosphoribosylformylglycinamidine synthase subunit PurQ — encoded protein: MSARIGVITFPGTLDDGDAARAVRYADAEAVPLWHADEDLRGVDAVVVPGGFSYGDYLRAGVIARFAPVMTSVIEAARAGMPVLGICNGFQILCEAGLLPGAMIRNQGLHFICRDQWLRVENTSTAWTSRYEQGAEILIPMKNIDGCYVAEQSTLDALEAEDRVVFRYVGGNPNGSRNDIAGIRSENGRVVGLMPHPEHAIDALTGPSDDGLGMFFSAVDALVKA